One window of the Candidatus Zixiibacteriota bacterium genome contains the following:
- a CDS encoding Amino acid/peptide transporter — protein sequence MTDKAMTPSTIITNPDDNKHPIGFRYIFWGELAERASFYGMKTLLLLYMIQKLGYTDANSASVVSLFTAFCYILPIVGGYVADHWLGKFKTIIYFAIPYILGHIILGTFNTEVGLYTALLLLAGGSGSIKPNISTLMGLMYQKAGKTHLMTQAFSWFYMAINIGAAITTFSLPFIRDHYGYGPAFMAPTILMAVSLGIFYLGKKHYPTEDVRKIQREKRTPEQKKEDLRVLLRISGLFILIVFFWSIFDQSYSTWTLFARDYMNLDLNIFGWNWHIPPDAVQSLNPVLIVIMTPLFAWIWSKTDKDETHKLSSPRKMLIGFFLVILCMGLMTVAGYFGIQNKVSILWELGAYILITMAELCISVVGLQLAFEEAPERMKSMITGIWLFTVFLGDSLAAWFSRIYTTMTPANYFGIMTIMIAVVTVLFYFVGRRFEHRPAKAV from the coding sequence ATGACAGATAAGGCAATGACTCCGTCCACAATAATTACCAACCCCGATGACAACAAGCATCCGATCGGGTTCCGTTACATCTTTTGGGGTGAATTGGCCGAACGCGCCTCGTTTTACGGAATGAAAACCCTTCTCCTGTTATACATGATTCAGAAACTGGGTTATACCGATGCCAACAGCGCCTCGGTAGTTTCGCTATTTACCGCCTTCTGCTACATCCTGCCGATCGTCGGCGGCTATGTGGCCGACCACTGGCTGGGCAAATTCAAAACCATTATTTACTTCGCCATCCCATATATATTGGGACATATTATATTGGGAACTTTCAATACCGAGGTCGGCCTCTATACGGCGCTTCTCCTTCTGGCCGGCGGCTCCGGTTCGATAAAGCCGAACATCAGCACTCTGATGGGGCTGATGTACCAGAAGGCCGGGAAAACTCATCTGATGACCCAAGCTTTTTCCTGGTTCTATATGGCGATCAATATCGGCGCGGCCATCACCACCTTCTCACTTCCCTTTATTCGTGATCATTATGGCTACGGTCCGGCCTTCATGGCCCCGACCATATTGATGGCGGTTTCACTCGGCATTTTCTACCTCGGCAAGAAGCATTATCCCACCGAGGACGTCCGCAAAATTCAGCGCGAAAAAAGAACCCCGGAGCAGAAGAAAGAAGATTTGAGAGTTCTGCTTCGTATTTCCGGTCTATTTATCTTGATCGTTTTCTTCTGGTCGATTTTCGATCAGTCATATTCCACCTGGACCCTGTTCGCCCGCGATTATATGAACCTGGATCTGAATATCTTCGGCTGGAACTGGCATATCCCGCCCGACGCCGTTCAGAGTCTCAATCCGGTCCTGATTGTCATAATGACCCCACTCTTCGCCTGGATCTGGTCGAAAACCGATAAGGATGAAACGCATAAATTATCCTCGCCGCGCAAGATGCTGATCGGTTTCTTCCTGGTGATACTCTGTATGGGACTGATGACGGTGGCCGGATATTTCGGGATCCAAAACAAGGTCTCGATTTTATGGGAACTGGGGGCCTATATATTAATTACTATGGCGGAGTTATGCATCTCCGTGGTTGGCCTGCAACTGGCGTTCGAAGAGGCTCCGGAGCGAATGAAATCGATGATTACCGGCATCTGGCTCTTCACCGTGTTCCTGGGAGATTCGCTGGCGGCCTGGTTTTCCCGGATTTATACAACTATGACTCCGGCGAACTATTTCGGCATCATGACTATCATGATTGCGGTAGTGACAGTTCTCTTCTATTTTGTCGGAAGACGGTTTGAGCACCGGCCGGCCAAGGCAGTCTAG
- the acrB gene encoding Acriflavin resistance protein acrB: MWLTRLALRYPISTLLFALTIVVLGVVSFLQLPVDLLPDITIPVVSTITFYTGASPLDMEQSVTVITERAVSSVNDVDYVQSSTREGVSQVRINFNWDANLDVGLVDVVQRVNRIMNQLPDGVSQPVVLRFDITNLPVCNIVVSGDMDERDLYDLALNTIEPQIEHLPGVASAAVTGGRIREIHVTLNRNRIQGLKLPVQAVLNAIANSNLIIPSGDLKTGIFDYSLKTESRFNVVKPIENIVIQNINGVPIRIRDIAKVEDSYQEQTEIVRINGQPGVTLRVQKMASANTVAVVDNVLRALPKLADVPDKVKMSLSFDQSLYIKQTISGLKNEALFGAILAMFIILIFLRNLHGTLIIIVAIPLSILIAFIWFRFGNATLNIMTFGGLALAVGRLVDDSIVELEAISRHYNRKTEGQTKLQATLDAAKEVASPIFVSTLSTVIVFLPLVFVSGIAKLLFVPLAVTISVALFGSFFVSRTVTPLMCMKFLPPEKPMDRQSRRLSERLRIWAHDLIDKIDDRYTVALRWALNHRRLVIGMIVGLAILSVGLVKFIGTEFFPDQDEGQFSVSVKLPVGTRAEVTDAFVKQVEKVIKDNVPEMQTIISDIGTPSARSGNLFSRNSGSHAASVQVALVPQDQRKRSVFEIVNAIRPKLMALPGASIFINPGGFLRFLLNFGSSAPVDIEIRGFDLDTGSALAKKVASIVRTVPGATDIQISREDNLPELRVKVDRERAGVLGISVGEVANTINTMINGSVASLYSDPATGNQYNILVRLDEDFRSHIEDLQNIAITTSTGQQVLLGNIATIEKTTSPVQIDRKYQQRLVEVTGNVTGRDLGSVASDIQKNLDTLTVPPGFEVKQTGNIEQQKQTFSMLALALGLAILLVYVVMASQFQSLIDPFIIMFTVPLGLVGVLWTLFLTGTTLSVTSFQGIIIMIGIVVSNGVLLVDYINHLRIQGTELFEAVVAGGSTRLKPIIMTSLATVLGLVPMAIGLGGESTQAPLAIAVIGGLTVSTFLTLFFIPVLYTIFEQRFRREMRRPTKE; encoded by the coding sequence ATGTGGCTGACCCGACTCGCGCTTCGCTATCCTATCTCGACCCTGCTTTTTGCCCTCACAATTGTGGTGCTGGGCGTGGTCTCGTTCCTCCAGTTGCCGGTCGACCTCCTTCCTGATATTACTATTCCAGTCGTTAGTACCATTACTTTCTATACCGGGGCCAGCCCGCTGGATATGGAGCAATCGGTGACAGTCATCACAGAACGGGCGGTCAGTTCGGTCAATGATGTCGATTATGTGCAGTCTTCGACACGGGAAGGGGTCTCTCAAGTTCGGATCAATTTCAACTGGGATGCCAACCTTGATGTCGGCCTGGTCGATGTTGTCCAGCGGGTCAACCGCATCATGAACCAGTTGCCCGACGGCGTCTCGCAACCGGTGGTGCTTCGTTTCGATATCACCAATTTGCCGGTCTGTAATATCGTGGTTTCCGGAGATATGGATGAGCGCGACCTGTATGATCTGGCCCTCAATACTATCGAACCCCAAATAGAGCATCTCCCCGGCGTGGCTTCGGCCGCTGTTACCGGGGGACGGATCCGGGAAATCCATGTTACTTTAAACCGAAATCGCATTCAGGGTTTGAAACTTCCGGTCCAAGCGGTTCTTAATGCTATCGCCAATTCCAACCTGATTATCCCTTCGGGCGATCTCAAAACCGGAATTTTCGACTATTCTCTTAAGACCGAGAGTCGTTTCAATGTGGTTAAGCCGATCGAAAATATTGTCATTCAGAATATTAACGGGGTGCCGATTCGAATTCGCGATATAGCCAAAGTGGAAGACAGTTATCAGGAGCAGACCGAAATTGTCCGCATCAATGGTCAGCCGGGAGTGACCTTACGGGTTCAGAAGATGGCCAGCGCCAACACGGTCGCGGTGGTCGATAATGTCCTTCGCGCCTTGCCGAAATTGGCGGATGTGCCCGACAAGGTTAAAATGTCCCTTTCCTTCGATCAGTCGCTCTATATCAAGCAGACCATATCGGGCCTGAAAAATGAAGCCCTGTTCGGCGCCATCCTGGCCATGTTTATAATCTTGATTTTCCTGAGGAATCTGCACGGCACGCTAATTATTATTGTTGCCATACCACTATCCATACTTATCGCTTTCATCTGGTTCCGCTTTGGAAACGCCACTTTGAATATTATGACATTTGGTGGGCTGGCCTTGGCGGTGGGAAGATTGGTAGACGATTCTATTGTCGAACTGGAGGCCATTTCCCGCCATTATAATCGGAAAACGGAGGGGCAGACCAAACTTCAGGCGACCCTGGACGCGGCCAAGGAAGTCGCGTCACCGATTTTTGTCTCGACCCTCAGCACTGTTATCGTTTTTCTCCCCCTCGTCTTTGTTTCCGGTATCGCCAAACTTCTCTTTGTCCCTCTGGCCGTTACTATTTCAGTGGCTCTCTTCGGTTCCTTCTTTGTCTCAAGAACGGTGACACCTTTGATGTGCATGAAATTTCTCCCTCCGGAAAAGCCGATGGATCGCCAGTCGCGCCGTCTTTCGGAGCGGCTGCGGATTTGGGCCCACGACCTTATTGATAAAATTGATGACCGTTACACGGTCGCCCTGCGCTGGGCGCTGAATCATCGCCGTCTGGTTATCGGCATGATAGTCGGATTGGCGATACTCTCTGTCGGCCTGGTTAAATTTATCGGCACCGAATTTTTCCCCGACCAGGATGAGGGTCAGTTCAGCGTATCCGTCAAACTTCCGGTCGGGACCAGAGCGGAAGTGACCGATGCTTTTGTAAAACAAGTCGAAAAAGTCATTAAGGATAATGTCCCCGAAATGCAGACCATCATCTCCGACATCGGAACGCCGTCGGCCCGAAGCGGCAATCTTTTCAGCCGTAATTCCGGCAGCCATGCCGCCAGTGTGCAGGTAGCGCTGGTTCCTCAGGATCAACGAAAGCGGTCGGTTTTTGAAATTGTCAATGCCATTCGTCCCAAACTTATGGCTCTCCCCGGCGCTTCAATTTTTATCAACCCCGGCGGATTCTTAAGGTTCTTGCTGAATTTCGGTTCATCGGCGCCGGTTGATATTGAAATCAGAGGATTCGATCTCGACACCGGTTCGGCCCTGGCGAAAAAAGTCGCTTCTATTGTACGAACGGTCCCGGGAGCCACTGATATCCAGATTAGCCGGGAGGACAATTTGCCGGAACTGCGGGTCAAAGTGGATCGGGAGCGGGCCGGAGTTTTGGGCATAAGCGTCGGCGAGGTCGCCAATACTATCAACACCATGATAAACGGCTCGGTGGCGTCGCTCTACAGCGATCCGGCCACAGGCAATCAGTACAATATCTTGGTCCGTCTCGATGAAGATTTTCGGTCCCACATCGAGGATCTCCAGAATATCGCCATTACCACTTCCACCGGCCAGCAGGTTCTCCTCGGAAATATTGCGACCATCGAAAAAACTACTTCTCCGGTTCAGATCGACCGTAAATATCAGCAGCGGCTGGTTGAAGTTACCGGCAATGTCACGGGACGCGATTTGGGGAGTGTTGCTTCCGATATACAAAAAAATCTCGATACTTTAACCGTTCCCCCCGGTTTCGAGGTTAAACAGACCGGCAACATCGAGCAGCAGAAACAGACTTTCAGTATGCTGGCACTGGCCCTGGGGCTGGCCATATTGCTGGTTTACGTGGTGATGGCATCGCAGTTCCAGTCGCTGATTGATCCCTTTATTATCATGTTCACTGTCCCGCTGGGGTTAGTCGGGGTGCTCTGGACATTGTTCCTTACCGGCACTACGCTCTCGGTCACGTCGTTCCAGGGAATCATTATAATGATCGGTATTGTGGTGAGTAATGGTGTCCTTCTGGTTGATTATATTAACCATCTGCGGATACAGGGAACGGAACTGTTCGAAGCGGTCGTGGCCGGCGGCAGCACCCGTTTAAAACCGATTATTATGACTTCACTGGCTACCGTATTGGGACTTGTTCCTATGGCGATTGGACTGGGGGGTGAATCGACCCAGGCTCCGCTGGCGATAGCGGTTATCGGCGGTCTGACTGTTTCAACCTTTCTCACTTTATTTTTCATTCCGGTGCTCTATACTATCTTCGAGCAGCGTTTCCGCCGCGAAATGCGCCGGCCTACCAAAGAATAA
- a CDS encoding putative Acriflavine resistance protein acrA (Evidence 3 : Putative function from multiple computational evidences), whose product MKTKSKVIIAMIPLFIIAIAVLKISQSSAKGEVRRQNAPLVKIEQPRTETVVKSLQLTGDILPIQQAQVFAKVYGNLEAVYVNMGDFVRVNQMLAQIDTTVLSQQYNQALANYQKAQDDYNRTKALRDKSLVAQQDLDYATTALKVAQANYDASKTQLDYARITAPFSGFITRRYFDPGAVLTATNATLFNLMDLDRVKVIVNVLEKDVPLIKIGEEAVVKVDAFPGREFEGTVVRQSEAVDPNTRTMAVEVDIPNHEYILKPGMFAAVSLIINKQENALTVPTQAVFQDALGSYIFVADSSTAHRRDIEAGLEHDSRTEILSGLTGDDQIIVVGQQFVRDGGPIKIQP is encoded by the coding sequence ATGAAAACAAAAAGCAAAGTCATAATAGCCATGATACCGCTATTCATAATTGCTATAGCGGTTTTGAAGATTTCTCAATCCAGCGCCAAAGGTGAAGTGCGCCGTCAAAATGCTCCCTTGGTGAAAATTGAGCAACCCCGGACGGAGACCGTGGTAAAAAGCCTTCAATTAACCGGAGACATTTTGCCCATACAACAGGCCCAGGTTTTCGCCAAAGTATATGGAAATCTCGAAGCGGTTTATGTGAACATGGGGGATTTTGTCAGAGTCAATCAAATGTTGGCTCAAATTGATACAACCGTCTTGTCGCAGCAGTACAATCAGGCTTTGGCCAACTATCAGAAGGCGCAGGACGATTATAACAGGACGAAGGCTCTCCGAGACAAAAGCCTGGTCGCACAACAAGATCTTGATTACGCCACTACGGCTCTCAAAGTGGCTCAAGCCAATTACGATGCGTCCAAAACGCAACTTGATTACGCCCGCATTACGGCTCCATTCTCCGGATTTATCACGCGCCGCTATTTCGATCCGGGAGCGGTCCTCACGGCCACGAATGCCACCCTTTTCAACCTTATGGATCTCGACCGAGTCAAGGTTATCGTCAATGTCCTGGAAAAAGATGTCCCTTTGATTAAAATCGGTGAAGAGGCCGTAGTAAAAGTCGATGCCTTCCCGGGCCGGGAATTTGAGGGAACGGTGGTTCGCCAGAGCGAAGCGGTCGACCCTAATACCCGTACCATGGCGGTGGAAGTCGATATTCCCAATCATGAATATATCCTGAAACCGGGGATGTTTGCGGCGGTCTCACTTATCATAAACAAACAAGAAAACGCTCTTACCGTCCCCACGCAGGCCGTCTTTCAGGATGCCCTGGGTTCATACATTTTTGTCGCCGACAGCAGTACCGCGCACCGGCGGGATATCGAGGCCGGCCTGGAGCACGATTCCCGTACCGAAATTCTCTCCGGTCTTACCGGTGACGATCAAATCATTGTCGTCGGACAGCAGTTCGTGCGCGACGGCGGGCCGATAAAGATCCAACCGTAA
- the ygiD gene encoding putative enzyme (Evidence 3 : Putative function from multiple computational evidences; Product type e : enzyme) — protein MGSSSIERLDRMPVLFVGHGSPMNAIEDNVWSQNFRKLADLIPPPKGILSISAHWFITGTFLTGNENPATIHDFSGFPKELYEIEYPAPGDLALARKAVNLIGGDVAALRDDWGIDHGTWSVLCHLRPQADCPVVQLSIDSRLDPASHFDIGRHLAPLRAEGILIMGSGNITHNLRYAMMHLYNNDLSLPDWAASFDAEMADALVRHDDGYLKKALERSNGKMSHPTPDHFLPLLYAAGAANGEDKVSFPVTGFDLGSLSMRAVLFD, from the coding sequence ATGGGAAGCTCCTCAATCGAGCGGTTGGACAGAATGCCGGTTCTATTCGTCGGGCACGGTTCTCCGATGAATGCCATCGAAGACAACGTCTGGAGTCAGAATTTCCGCAAACTGGCCGACCTGATACCGCCGCCAAAGGGGATATTGTCCATTTCGGCGCATTGGTTCATTACGGGGACCTTTCTTACCGGAAACGAGAATCCTGCGACTATTCATGATTTCAGCGGTTTTCCGAAAGAATTATATGAAATTGAATATCCGGCGCCGGGGGATTTGGCTTTGGCCCGAAAGGCGGTCAATCTGATTGGCGGCGATGTCGCGGCCCTGCGCGATGATTGGGGGATCGATCACGGAACCTGGAGTGTCCTCTGTCATTTGCGGCCGCAGGCCGATTGCCCCGTGGTGCAACTGAGCATAGACAGCCGTCTGGATCCCGCCTCCCATTTCGATATCGGCAGGCATTTGGCCCCGTTACGGGCCGAGGGCATATTGATCATGGGAAGCGGCAATATCACCCATAATCTTCGTTACGCCATGATGCATCTTTATAATAATGATCTTTCGCTCCCGGATTGGGCCGCTTCGTTTGATGCCGAAATGGCCGATGCCCTGGTTCGCCACGATGATGGTTACCTGAAAAAAGCGCTGGAAAGAAGCAATGGGAAAATGTCCCATCCCACCCCGGATCATTTTCTACCGCTGTTGTATGCGGCGGGAGCGGCTAATGGAGAAGATAAGGTTAGTTTCCCCGTAACTGGATTTGATCTCGGTTCGCTCTCGATGCGGGCGGTACTTTTCGATTAG